The following DNA comes from cyanobiont of Ornithocercus magnificus.
ATGTGCACACCAAGTTTGTTGAACAAGAGATGCTCGACTAGAGCTTCTTAAAGGCTTTGTTGTCAGGCACTCTCGATCCCAAGTTGGAGAAGTTGCGTGAGAATTCCCTGCTGCCCAACTAGCAACTCACGTACGAGGCTGAGCAGCCCAATCCAGATTACCGGTGTTGCGTCGACACCTCCAATCGGTGCCACAACTTGCCGGGTTAGTGCTAGCAGAGGCTCAGTTGGTCGGCACACTACTGGCCAAAAACCGCGAGTGAGGTTTATCTTTGGATACCAGCTGAGTATAACCCGGGCGAGAAAAGCAAGGGTCCATAGCGATAGGAGCAGCCCAAGTGCTAG
Coding sequences within:
- a CDS encoding YggT family protein, whose protein sequence is MLSLVMAALLPTLPAVHLALGLLLSLWTLAFLARVILSWYPKINLTRGFWPVVCRPTEPLLALTRQVVAPIGGVDATPVIWIGLLSLVRELLVGQQGILTQLLQLGIESA